The DNA region attaaaaattatatttgatataaaatagtaattatataagttaataaacttataaTTTCTTTGGCTTAGCTTTTTTGgagcttaaaaattatttataagtaaaagttgggttaaataattattaataaataaaattatttgtggaCTATTTGAATTTGGCTGGTTAAATGTCTgatcaaatttttttgtttaattaaataaacaaacttCAACGTTAGATTTGACTCGATTATTTAAATgagataaattcaaattttataagtttgacATTAATAGTTCTTTAGAATACAAGGAAACACAAGAAGAAGGTGATTAAATtgtgtttcttaatttttttttgtaaaaatttagttaaaacaTGTATCATCTTATAAAACAGGTTTACCATATGCAAGCGGCAgactaaaacaacaaaaactttGCTTTATCATAACCTTTTTTAAAAGTAAcgtataaaaaagaaacacaatTCATGATTAGATAAAACACTAAAGCAAAGAGACATAAGaaacttttatattgatttatcTTCACTATTAAGATTATGTCACAACTAATACAAGTTGCAAGTATTACTTTCTATGCCACTTCTAGTTCAAACCCCAAGTAATTTTACAATTATCTCTTTAACCAAACtctaaatattatttgaaacaAAGCATTTTCAGACTTCAATAAATCTCATAGATTTGATAAAGGTAGGGGCTCGCTAACTATATCGTCCAACAAACGGAATGCAAATATTAAGGCTAAGTCTTATACTCAGGATATACAAATGGTTTGAGAGTTGTGCTTCTAACTTAGAGAAAATTACAAAGACATTCTTATACAATAGCATCTTGTTTGCATGTGTAACTTCTTTAActtgtaaattttaaatcttcAGTTATAGGTAGCTTCAAAGGATAATCAAATTGACTTGTGAAGCTTTTGTCTTCCTCtattgttgaaaaatgaaaatggtcATTGAACCATTTAATGTAAGTCACCAACTTGCCAAAATTGCACTACTTATCTTGTGTCAGTAACAAATATGCTTTGAGTACTTAAGTATTTTGCTAATTTGTTGTTAGGTCTTGTTGctttcattaaggaattatagGAGAATGTAAAAAAGTCATGCGCAATACAATTTTATAcatcctaataattttttttcttcttttagtttcttaaccaAAATCCTTAGAACACTGGTTAACATTTGTCTTTGTTGTTTGCTTTTGGTATGTCTTTTGATGGAGTTGGTAGTCTTTTTGTTGACTTTTTATCTTTCATACTTTTTGACATATCTTGTGAAGGAGGACATATATAAGAGAAGAGTTTTTTATGAGAGTGTGAACATTCAATAAGTTGACACATCAAATAGATTTGTTTGGattaaaatacttattaaagAATTCATTAAAACTTAAACGTGCATCTTTAaagtttcaacaaacaaaaatcaaatatttaaaaaatatcaattattatatcctaaaatattttagttattaagtttgtttttaaaattgttgtttacccaccaccatcaccaccatGAACTCGTTGCCACCAtaatcatctttgtcatcaatGCCACAAACACTGCAACCATCACCACCATGATTGTCATTGTTGCCACCCTTGTTGctgggtggtggtggtggcgaaAACAATGACGGTGGTAGCGGTGGTTGTGCGATGAAGGAGACAATGGTGACGACAACGATGATGGTGGTGATCATGATGGTTGTGGTTGTAGTGTTCATGGTGTTGGTGGTGAAAGTGGCAAGAGTGGGGCAACAACGATGACCATGGCAGTTGAAAAAATAACTtgataattgagatattttaggaTCTGATCATTGATGTTTTCTTGAGATTtggtttttgtttattgaatctTTAGAGATTTAATGGTGTACTATCAAATTCTTTAATAAGTATCTTAATCCATACAATCTATTATGACTCATGTGAGAACATTGTTATATGCAagaacatgaaaacaattaaGAACAACTATCATatcatgattaaaaataataaacaattgagattaaaatatttaaaatgtaatatatCATCAAATCTCCAAAAGACTAACCAAATGATaacaaacaaatttataaagATCTCAATTATCGTTCTCTAAAATATCTCAATTGACTCATCACTATCATGATTATCGTTGTCACTACCATAATTGTCGTCGCTGTCACCTCTACTGTCATGACCTTGGTTGTTGCTGCCACTACCATGGTTATCGCCATCATCATCATCGACACAGTGGCGGTGGTATTGACAGCAATGACGATGGTCATGGTGGCATCAGTGATGACAACAACGATGATAACAACGGTCATGATAATAAAGGTATTGACAACCATGGTGATGAGTCAAtgataattgagatattttatgaCGTGATTTATTTGATGAATCTTTTAGAGATTTAAATGTTAtgttagattttaattttaattttaaaatattttaatctcaattgtatattattttaaatcgtAATCTAATGTTTATTactaattattttcatgttgtctcataatatatatatattaaggtaCTCCAAGAGTGAGAGGAAGATATCTTATATGAGAGTAAGATGATTAATTTTAGatcatataatcaaatatgAATCATTAAGATTTAATGTCATGtgacaacttaaaaaaattatgtgaattttttacattaaattttaacctTACATATATACTATctaaatttaatcatattactcttatatataaaaagtaacTTAGCCGCTAGATTACATTCTTGTAtgaatattttaacattttaaaattacaataattcaATTTAAACACACACAATAACGATTATGTATTATAGATTCCTACACACGGATGGAATAttgtaaaagaaatgaaaaaaatagcataacaTAGAGCAATGATATTCTTGTTAAAGTTAGTGACAACAACgatagtcctttgttctttgtCTAGAACGGTGTGACGATGGGATGCCACTACGAACCGAAGCTATCAAGTATCAATCAAAACATCATTCAGCATAAACATTCGCAATGGAAAAGTTAAAATCTTAAACAAAAGAACAGACAAGGGAAGAGTGACTTGGCATTTTCTTGACGTCACGATATTTGTAAGCGAATCTGGACAGGAATCAAAGCAAGATTCAGTTAGATGAAATGTCATCAGCTGCAACTATGCACAAGAGTTGTGCCGAAATAGGTTTGGTACGAATAAAGTGTTCACGTTTCATAAATCCAAATAATTGGATGAAAGTTTGagtgtgttgttgttgttaatctACTTTTGTTATAATAAAAGTTAGATCGTTCAAACTGTGGAATAACCATTGTAATTTGTGTGACCGTATGAATGGGTAATAATTAACTAGCATGTATTTTCATACTTCAGGACTTCAAATCCCATACTGTTACTATTGCGTTCCAACTGTTGTCATTTTCTCCAGTTGATGTTGACGTAGAATGATACATTGTATTTAGGGTTTTGTTTGTAAAGCTGATTTTTTTGCTtggaattatttattattttaaaaagttactttagcgtattttattttaatttacggataattttttttagatttttatttaaaaaaactgtcTAGAAAGTTCTTGTTAAGTGTTGGAATGACTAACAAATGATGGTATGATCACTTACAATGTTATCGTGAAAATGAGtgtatttgtatttgttttaaagAGAATGCAACGCAAAAGCAACTTTCCCTTTGTTGTGTTATCTTTGCATTGGAACATGTGTTTTCTTtgttaaacataattttaatgtGTTTCCAAACAGTCAATATtagtaaagaattaaaaataatcaaatttgattgaatATATTTAACAAGTCCAATTTGAATAGTTAACAAATAATTTGGTTTGTTTATATCTATACTATTtgagttttaaattaaatattaatataaagtaggtactttaataataatgaaatagtTAAGGAAAGTTATCCTAATTAGGAACAGAccatacttattttaaaattttaatataaaatagttcttttaagtaaattaataagttaattaagtTGATCTTTTAAAAAGTCAAGTGAAACCTATGATAAGTAAATAAGGCAAACTTaatccttaatttattttaaatacatcAGGTTTAAGAAAACCATCATCCCTCTTGACTTCAAAGaagataatcaattacatgtatTTGATTGCACAATCCAACTATACAAAACTAGTactccattttattttattcgggGACAAATTTTTGTAAAGGACAAGAACTATATCGAACACTTGAAAACTTTTTGGTAAATGTGACAGATCAAAagaaagatttattttgatGGTGTAAAAACGAAAATTGTCATATTTACTtggaataaattatatatttttttatagattgtCTTGCTTTTAAAATCTCTTCAATGGCAATTGCCTTGCTGGTTCTTGTCCCATTGCCTTGAAGACAATCTCTCTTGCTAGCTTTTCCTGgataaattttaacaatatatatatatatatatatatatatatatatatatatatatatatatatatatatatatatatatatatatatatataaagaggtTAAATCCATCTTTCGTTcatctaatttaatattttttttatttttgttattatattttttttagtcctttcaattttttatttattttcatccttGTAACACTTTGAATACTAAAAAAGTGTTATCTAAAcgtttcaaaaacaaaaaataaattaataatattttgtaaagattaaaataattttttataggaacaaaaatgaaaaaaatactaaattacaaagacgaaaaataaaacaataacatCTTGTAAGGattgaaagaaattatttttacagaaaaaaaaatattaaattacaaagataaaaagtatttaaacaaaaaaaaactttaaagtgTAAGTCTTCATCATAATCCTCATCAAATTGATCATGATGAGGCGGTGATGGTAGTGGTGCCTATTGTTATTGTATCTATTGTAACTAATGTTGCAATATCTGTAATATCTTTGATAATTGTTGCTCTTTTAGCTTTGTTATCTCAATCTACTCTTCGAAGTTCAACAATTTTAATGACTAGTCCAAATAGGCCAGGaggtgaagaaaacacaagaTTCCTAAGACATGTAGGAGACTCCATGGTGATAAGTAACAATAATCATGTATTTGATTtagtagataaaaataaaaaagaaataatttgtaaaataagaaATAGAGGAATATGTTTTGTTGTTTCTTTCAAGAGAAATGTGTCaggaatagaataaaaataatttttataaagttatttgtttgaaataaaataaaaaattattaaacgtTAAGGGCCATAAGTTGAtaactttttgttttcaaaattgagCACACCAAACTGcttccctttccctttcccTACATTTCCGTGGCACCAACCAAACAAAGCGTGGATCATTGGTAACATATTTATACCCTCACTTATTGTCCATCACGCCTACCCAGTACCACATCTATAGAAGCGATTAAAGTGTTCATATAGTTATTAACATTTTCTAGgtaatatcaatatatttaagtttattattaaattacattttatttattcttattattattatttcacatTCCACTACGCTGATTAGTTGCATTAATTATTAGCATGTATTACAATTTCCAGTATACATGAAGTACAtgtaaaaataaagtttaattacttttttaattcctaaatttggggtatatattttttttaatctttaaaatttacaaataattttttaatcctgaattttgataatttttttttaatccttgacACACTGAATTGAtattttatgacaatttttaatactttgtaacaattttttaacaatgacagttttaaaatataaattcaagtgattaaaaaataaaaattaatttatgaaaactaaaaactatcacaaaatatcaatttattatactaaagaccaaaaaaatcatttgtcaaaattcaagaaaaaaaaatttaaaattttaggaaCCAAAAATATACATCTCAAATGCAAATACTAAGTTAGTaattaaatattgtttaaaactaattttaacacTAAAAGCccatttttatacttattttaaaaatttgaaactaACTTGCcaagaaaattatttaacttttcaaattaactCAATGGtgattcattttgaatttgtattttaaaattgttacaaaaaatactaaaagaatcgccacaaaatactaaaaacagacataaaatatcaatttattatattaactaaaaaataattcatcaaaatttaaggactaaaaaaatatttttaaatttcaggaattaaaaaaaatataacttaaattCAAGGACTAAATCAGTGATTAAGCCTTAAAAAAATAGGCATCTACTATTTATTTAAACCCCACAAGTTCATCAAAGGAAAAACAACttttgattaaaagaaaaaccatATATAAACCAGATACAGATAAAAATATGGTGTTGGGAACCataaaaagttgaaatgaatTACAGCAATCATAAAACCAAGATGCTTTGCAACTAAATCTAAAGATGAACAAAACCTTGCCCATTTCAATTTCatgacaaaaacataaaatactgCTTCATAATGCTGGGTCATGAGCCACATCACACTATCAACACAGTATTCTAAAAACGTTAACCCCACTGTCAAGGCAAGCATTTAGCAAGAATGACAATAGCACCCTTTGCAATCATGCCTGGTTGCCACCACCACCCCTTGTCCGTCCACCCATTCGGCCCCTACCACGCCCATAACCCCTTCCTCCTCTGCCTCTTTCATAACCACCACCTCTGCCACCTTCATAGCCACCACCTCTGCCACCTTcataaccaccaccaccacctctgcCACCTTCATAACCACCACCACCTCTGCCACCTTCATAACCACCACCACCTCTGCCACCTTCATGACCACCTCCACCTCTGCCACCTTCATAACCACCTCCACCTCTGCCACCTTCATACCCTGAACCTCCACCCCTGCCACCATCATAACCAGTACCTGTTGCAAAAAATGACAGTTGAAGGATCAGATTGAACAAAGACAACTGAACAAGTCTTTATTTCCATCAGTGTTATCAAGGCAGATAGTGGAAGGCCGAAATTACGCCATTGCCTCTTAAGGCACCGCCATGGCGGGCTTCCCTACACAAATTGGCTATGACAGTTAGCAAAAATTCCACCACGCCATTCTGCCATAGCAGCACCATGGCCATGGCCGCTATTTAACAACACTGATttccaaaaacaacaaaagaagaGAATAAACTCTAAACATTTGTTTTTTGCACCATAGACAGAAAATCAAGTAACATTcatcatcacaaaaaaaaaaatggggagCATAAGTAGTTGAGTAAACTTACCACGATACCCCCAACCTCTACCTCGCCCACCACCTCGTCCCCGGTTTGAATACCCACCATTATCTAAAAGTAACCAAGCACAATTAAAAAGACTAGCCAAAACGAAAATTATATAATCATCCAAAAATAAGACCAACCACCAAAGTACTACAACTCAGTGATAAAATGCATACCTTGATAATTTGCATAACCCCCCTGGTAATACCCGTATCCTTGATAATTTGCATAACCACCTTGATAGCCATAGCCACCCCTTCCCCAATTCCTTCCTCTACCTCTTCCCCGACCCCGACCCCGACCTCGACCATATGAGTCTAAAATAAGATATCAGATGTGATGAAAGTTAGAAATTATTGTATTTAACATTCTTATGATTATTTCAACAAAAACATTCGAATGATATTGTAGTAGATATACGCAGGGTCACCTTCATTTACAGCATTATATGGAACCCGTGCTGGTTTTATAGATTGCTGCTGATAATTGGAATGTTGCTTTGGTTGTTCCACATTACTTGGAGCTTGATACCTATAAACAAAAGATATAGCCAACATCCCAGATCCAGTAAATCAAACAGTCCAGAAAAGGATTCCAAATATAGGCTATAAAATTATATCAGCAGGTCATTATAACAGGCAATACTTCAACTGAGTAAAAAGATtggatataagattatttttgttcaaaactcaCCCAGGAGAATTTTCGTCTAATTCTCTAGTTGATAAGGTGATTGAGATCATAGAGACATGTCGAGTCATTTCCACACTGCATTAAATGTTGATGTTCAACAACTTGGCCACTACAATACTCAAAGATGCATGCATGCAGGTTAAAACTTCACACAAGACTTACGGTACAAGACCCTCTTCAATGGGTTCCCACGTATCTACTATGCTAACTGAGCTGATGCCAGTATCTTGGTGCAGCTTGGGAATTCTCTTCTGTTAAGGAGATAGAAAGCCAATTAACAACAAATCAATCTGAATATTCATGCATCTAGTATTTctagattttatatattttttaacttgtcAGCAACGATTATATTCTAAATAAATTGGCCTAGAAACTTACCAATTTTCACAGccaattattttagggttaTTTGCAATTTCTTTCTATGTTCAACTCTTGTTGGAAAAATATGCTAGACAGCCATttccataaattttaaaaatgatataggAGGCCTGAGACCCAAGAGGAGAATCTTGTAAAGAAATTTAACCTTTAAAATCTCTGCAATGGCAACTGTCTTGCTGATTGCTTGTCCCATTGCCTTCAAAACAATCTCGCTGGCATGCTTTTCCTGAATaaattgcaacaaaaaaaataagaaagcatAAGCAAATAAACATATCATGACTTATTTCTTGATGATGTGCCAATCATGAATATCATTAAAACATGCACAGAGAGGCACATACGTGGGTGTAAATAAGTTGAGCTATTCATGGttcatattcaaataataaagtttaaaaaaatcacttttgcCAGTAAAGAATCTGTTTTATCTGTTTGGTGACACAGACTGTAAACCAAAAAGCATCAATAAACTAAAACCACGGTTTTTCCAGTTTGGTGACAGACTGTATTGGATCCAAtggtaaaatttaaaacactttaCGGTATTATGGAATGTAGCCAACACAATGCAGCACCATCGAGTATAATAGGTTTCTAATTCAAACTTTGGATTGAAATTTCTGCACTTGTTTATTGGACTGAATTGaacaatttgaatcaccaaTTGCAAAATTTCTATTATAATGGTTCATATTACAAGTTTACAACTGTAACAAAGATGAAAATGTTGAGTGAGGTGAGTAAAATAAAGATGACATAAATTAGAGAAAGAATTCAATCAGAAGAATGTTGAAGTAGCTCCAATTGATGAGAAGATTATAGCAACTCATATAAGACAGCTTGGTAATGTGAGATAATGCACAAAGGCCACAGAGCAAAAAGTAGAACAAATGGAAGATAGTGCAATTGATATTGTTtagaaagaccaaaaaaaaCCTTACGAGAAACCATTAGAAGAAGACCTTCAAATTTGATCTATCGAGAATTTGGTCTCTGATAAAGTTCAAGTGGGGGGTAATGTCTAATCTATGTAGCTAAAACCCCATCAAGTGGGGTAATGTTTAGCATAATGATTTCCTAATTCTTTCAAGCCCTGCTACATCCATAAGATAACTTTCTAAATCATAATCACTCCAACTTCCTACTTTAACCCAACATCTTTAGTTTATACTATACTCGTATAAattctcaacacacacacacacaactagAGACATTAACAGTTAACAAGATGGAAAAACCGATTGGTGGGAGGGTTGAGTAGCTGAAcatggtaaaataaaaaagaataagattTACAAGCAGCAACAGAGGTCTGAACTGAGGGTAATCAGTGAACTGTGTAGAGAGTTATTGGTTGACTTTCAGTAGCAATAGCAGCGGCTGTTAGTAATCCGTAGGTTGCAAAACCCAGAAAATGCAGGGAAACGACGGGCTTGAGCTCTTGAGAATGGATGAGATGACCAGCAGCTTGCTTTAAATATGAATGAGGGCGGAAAATGAACAAAACGGGCTTTGGTTTTTTTATGGCTAATTTGCTGGGGGGAAacctcaaacattttttttaaaaaaaaatagtgttgaaAAAGTCAGATAATGAAAGGATGTGATTTGCACGATGGGCAAGACCTCAAAACTCATGCCACCAAGCACTGCTATGGTGCTATTGCATGTGATCGATAACCATGTTTTTGTGTGCTTGAATTAGTTCAAAACCTAACAACACTTAATTGTAATCTACAAAACTCTAGTACATATACAAAGCAGAGTTTTAGTGCGCCTTCCCAAAAGTCTCAAAATGCAGTCGCAATATTACAACTTTAAAGGCCTCCGGATTGCGTCGCGACAAAAATTGTGGTAGGGTAATTGTGTAAGGCATATTTCCCCACAAATTTAGTAATTGCCAAACAACGACAACTTAAATCATCAACTTTTCCAGTTGCACTGAATAAGTACCAAATCAGAAAATGCACATTAAATCATTCCTTTAACAAACACACAGAATGCAGACACCACACCCATTCCATAATTACAATATGTTATCATCATAATAAACCAACACATTGAACAAAACATAAACcccaaataatcaaacaaaaaatccaCAAAAACCCTATCAAAACAAATTGAGTAATCCAGAAATTGAGGAGACAATCTCAATAGTCAACCaccaaaaaaacacaaaatgcaTTTTCATCGCAAACAAAGGGTTTCATTTCCAAACCAAATGCCACACGAGAACAAAAACACAGAACGACACCAATCATACAGCAAACCCCGTCAATCGAAAGCCCCTTAAACCAGCATTCagcaaacaaacaaattaaacaaaacccaAATCCCAATTCCCGAAAATGCCACCATAAGAAAACCCCCAATCCGCAGAAAACGCAAGGGATTCTCATTCTCCAGAACCATCGGTAACGGAACAAAAAGAGGACCTGAAGAAGCGAACTGGCGTAGGTGATGTAGTTGCGAATAGCGCCCTGCGTCGTGATTCGGATCTCGTTCTCATTGATGGGAGACTCGGGCTTAGGCTTCTCCACTTTCTGGTACCTATCCATGGCAAAGCTATGCCGCAAGAGAGAGTGAAACACAGAATTTGAAACCCTAAGGTTAAAACcctagagaaagaagaaaagaagagaataaaaagagTGAAAGAGTAAagtgttttgttttcttaaacCTCAGGCTCCGTAATATGCTTGTGTTATTGTGCGGGTGCCGCTCTTCATGTTTTTCTTGTGCTTGTTACGCATCAGCGCGCGTGCGCTGCACCTACGGTTCTGATTGATTGCTCTGGTTCCCAAgtttttactattttcttttttggataaaaaGGGGCTTTCATCTCCTTTTTGCGAAAACGGGTAATTTGTGGGTTGTTTCGCAAGCATGCCACATGTGCTTTTCTTGATAAGATTAAGTAGATAACatcgttttctattttttttttaaggttatgtggataatattttttttttcttttgaatatttaagCACACAAACCACCTGAGTTCAGGTAACTATGGTAAAGCATAGGTTACATCTGGAGTAATTAACATTATAAACTTGGGattgttttaatgaaattaatattaataatggccatgataaaaattataattgcaaCATATAGaaagaattttatttctttattttaactttcttttagtttttcttttatattatttttcaattattttaaatttttcttagttttaatattcagaatttcaaaatagtattttgtttttatatgacttttataaacaatttcatttttgtatattattgaaattttacttatcttttgattttatttagtaATAATTTACTAAAGTGATTCATTTGAGAAAACCAAAAggctaatttcaaatttttttcctttattttttaattcactatttGGCTAACCaaccattaaattttaaaggttACCTAgactaaaaaattaactaatattgCTTAAGGAATAACTAGAATCATGATCTTTGAAATaagaaatacatttttttttacttttacatcAAAGttctcatttaaatatttaatgtaaaatatagtattaatataagttttatgtaaaaatagttcaaattttaaattttatttttttttaatttattatatttttataatcttatatattatcttttaaaatataatatatataaaattaaattctattttcacataaattagaatatgtatgtttatataagttttattttaattttatatattatgtttatcttttaaaataatgtttgtgatttagtgataatatttttttatctatatcaagatattcatgttatttattataatatagataaaaaaaataatgtcaataaattacatacataaatatttaaaaaaaaaaatactatcattttatttaattatatatctttactatataatttaattaattaaaaaaatttgtacatgattaaataaaattaaatataaataaaaaatactattataataaataacaagaatatcttaatataagtaaaaaaatattatcattaaattacatatatagatattaaaaagataataaaatactgtcattttataaaattataatttaggtaaaaataatatacattaaagataaaatttatattatatatttattttataaaataaattttaaataatatataaaaatataatatataaaataaaaataaaacttatataagtaTCCATATTCCAAATGACTCTTTTTTTACTAGGTAAAGTACTCTGATCCACGTATTGCCATTTT from Glycine soja cultivar W05 chromosome 8, ASM419377v2, whole genome shotgun sequence includes:
- the LOC114423767 gene encoding TATA-binding protein-associated factor 2N-like, which translates into the protein MDRYQKVEKPKPESPINENEIRITTQGAIRNYITYASSLLQEKHASEIVLKAMGQAISKTVAIAEILKKRIPKLHQDTGISSVSIVDTWEPIEEGLVPVEMTRHVSMISITLSTRELDENSPGYQAPSNVEQPKQHSNYQQQSIKPARVPYNAVNEDSYGRGRGRGRGRGRGRNWGRGGYGYQGGYANYQGYGYYQGGYANYQDNGGYSNRGRGGGRGRGWGYRGTGYDGGRGGGSGYEGGRGGGGYEGGRGGGGHEGGRGGGGYEGGRGGGGYEGGRGGGGGYEGGRGGGYEGGRGGGYERGRGGRGYGRGRGRMGGRTRGGGGNQA